The Argentina anserina chromosome 3, drPotAnse1.1, whole genome shotgun sequence genome includes a region encoding these proteins:
- the LOC126786931 gene encoding receptor-like protein 50 has protein sequence MESLDLYFCGLKGKLPSSLGMLKNLQHLGHNRSLTEAHFIDLTRLESFRVSSNGLEGEILEEISGLMALSTLNLLMNLLSGNIPSKIGNLSRLETLDLSQNHLTFLSHLNLFYNNLSGRIPSGSQLQSLDDPSIYEGNNPSFCGLPLSKCPGEDDDDDVPHAKDDVPHAEDDKDHVVM, from the exons ATGGAGTCCTTAGATTTGTATTTCTGTGGGCTGAAAGGAAAGTTGCCTAGTTCGTTGGGAATGCTGAAAAACCTGCAGCATCTTGGTCACAACA GGAGTTTGACGGAAGCCCATTTCATAGATCTCACAAGATTAGAGTCTTTCCGA GTTTCATCAAATGGTTTGGaaggtgaaattcttgaagAAATAAGTGGTCTAATGGCATTGAGTACCTTGAACTTGTTGATGAATCTATTAAGTGGAAATATCCCCTCCAAGATAGGAAACTTGTCTCGGCTCGAAACACTTGACCTCTCCCAAAACCATCTGACATTCTTGTCTCACTTGAACTTGTTTTACAACAACTTGAGTGGTAGGATTCCTTCGGGCAGCCAACTTCAGTCGCTCGATGATCCATCCATTTATGAAGGCAATAATCCTTCATTCTGTGGGCTTCCTCTTTCAAAATGTCCaggagaagatgatgatgatgatgtgccTCATGCAAAAGACGATGTGCCTCATGCAGAAGACGATAAAGATCATGTAGTCATGTAG
- the LOC126789296 gene encoding uncharacterized protein LOC126789296, with protein sequence MAKSMRCKREKRLRAIRRDMVEPYYEKKDEAKLAAQEAALAAPKLPVKSSSKASSSMEFTPVSTSTPSDNAMDVEMADGSQTKSSLKPFGGVGKKSQRVFKVGKRRRHGKGKGSKVKRRHI encoded by the exons ATGGCGAAGTCGATGAGAtgcaagagagagaagaggctGCGAGCTATTCGCAGAGACATGGTGGAGCCCTACTACGAGAAGAAAGACGAGGCCAAGCTCGCTGCCCAAGAAGCTGCCCTCGCTGCCCCTAAGCTGCCCGTCAAGTCCTCCTCTAAGGCCTCGTCTTCCATGGAGTTCACCCCCGTCAGCACCTCGACGCCGTCTGATAACGCCATGG ATGTGGAGATGGCTGATGGCAGTCAGACAAAGAGTTCCTTAAAGCCGTTTGGTGGGGTGGGTAAGAAATCCCAACGGGTGTTCAAGGTCGGCAAGAGAAGGCGTCacggcaagggcaagggctcAAAGGTTAAGAGGCGTCATATCTGA
- the LOC126789294 gene encoding vacuolar-sorting receptor 6-like encodes MDLLSKFTFLLAVLAVLGHHVGVYGRFVVETGSIKVLYPMALRGHHDGAIGNFGLPDYGGSLVGTVVYPEKGSTGCEAFEGDKPFRSQMSRPTILLLDRGGCYFALKVWNAQEAGATAVLVADSVEEPLITMDSPEESKDADGYIEKIGIPSALIEKSFGDSLKDAVKNKEDVVVKLDWRESVPHPDQRVEYEFWTNSNDECGARCDEQMSFVKNFKGHAQILEKGGYTLFTPHYITWYCPQAFVLTAQCKSQCINQGRYCAPDPEKDFGEGYQGKDVVFENLRQLCVHRVAKESNRSWVWWDFVTDFHIRCSMKEKRYSKECAEDVMKSLDLPTDKVKKCMGNPEDDVENEVLKAEQEIQVGRGSRGDVTILPTLVINNVQYRGKLERTGVLKAICAGFKETTEPHICLNGDLETNECLERNGGCWLDNRGNLTACKDTFRGRVCECPVVDGVQYKGDGYTSCAAFGPARCSIDNGGCWSESRNGVTISACSNSELSGCKCPQGFKGDGHHCEDIDECKERSACQCDGCSCKNTWGGYNCKCKGGHLYIKEQDTCIERQGSRFAWFITFMVLAAVAGVGLAGYIFYKYRLRSYMDSEIMAIMSQYMPLDSQQANRVHTAEVEPLRQGSV; translated from the exons ATGGATTTGCTATCGAAGTTTACGTTTCTACTTGCGGTGTTGGCTGTTCTTGGGCACCATGTTGGTGTTTATGGAAGGTTTGTGGTGGAGACTGGTAGTATTAAAGTTCTGTATCCAATGGCTCTGAGGGGTCATCATGATGGTGCAATTGGCAACTTTGGTCTGCCGGATTATGGAGGCTCCTTGGTAGGTACTGTGGTTTATCCTGAGAAAGGGTCTACTGGGTGTGAAGCTTTTGAGGGTGATAAGCCTTTCAGGTCTCAGATGTCTCGCCCCactattcttcttcttgatcgTGGAG GTTGCTACTTTGCTTTGAAGGTGTGGAATGCTCAAGAGGCAGGAGCTACAGCCGTTTTAGTGGCTGACAGTGTTGAAGAGCCTCTAATTACAATGGACTCGCCAGAGGAGAGTAAAGATGCAGATGGTTACATAGAGAAGATTGGAATCCCATCAGCTTTAATAGAGAAATCATTTGGTGACAGCTTGAAGGATGCTGTGAAAAACAAGGAAGATGTTGTGGTGAAACTTGACTGGAGAGAGTCAGTTCCCCACCCTGATCAAAGAGTTGAGTATGAGTTCTGGACAAACAGCAATGACGAATGTGGGGCTCGCTGTGATGAGCAAATGAGTTTTGTCAAAAACTTCAAAGGTCATGCTCAGATTCTTGAGAAAGGGGGTTACACTCTTTTCACTCCACATTACATAACCTGGTATTGCCCTCAGGCTTTTGTCCTTACCGCTCAATGCAAGTCTCAATGTATAAACCAGGGGAGGTACTGTGCACCAGATCCGGAGAAAGATTTCGGAGAAGGGTACCAAGGCAAGGATGTGGTATTTGAGAACTTGAGGCAGCTTTGTGTGCATAGAGTTGCCAAGGAGAGCAACCGGTCATGGGTCTGGTGGGATTTTGTGACAGACTTCCATATCAGATGTTCCATGAAAGAAAAGCGTTACAGCAAAGAATGTGCTGAGGATGTCATGAAATCACTTG ATTTGCCTACTGACAAGGTTAAAAAATGTATGGGCAATCCTGAAGATGATGTGGAGAATGAAGTGCTGAAAGCTGAACAAGAAATCCAG GTTGGTCGAGGTTCTCGTGGTGATGTTACCATCCTGCCAACATTAGTAATTAATAATGTTCAATATCGAG GAAAATTGGAACGAACTGGTGTTTTAAAGGCAATATGTGCTGGATTCAAGGAGACAACTGAACCTCATATCTGTTTGAACGGGG ATCTTGAAACAAATGAGTGTCTAGAGAGAAATGGTGGCTGTTGGCTGGACAACCGAGGTAACTTAACTGCTTGCAAG GACACATTTCGGGGTAGAGTTTGTGAGTGCCCTGTAGTGGATGGTGTTCAATACAAAGGCGATGGATATACATCTTGCGCTG CTTTTGGACCGGCAAGGTGCTCCATAGACAATGGAGGTTGCTGGTCAGAATCTAGAAATGGAGTAACTATATCTGCTTGCTCA AATTCAGAGTTATCTGGCTGCAAGTGTCCACAAGGATTCAAAGGGGATGGTCATCACTGTGAAG ATATTGATGAATGCAAGGAGCGTAGCGCTTGTCAGTGTGATGGCTGCAGCTGTAAGAACACTTGGGGTGGATACAACTGCAAATGTAAGGGAGGCCATCTTTATATAAAGGAGCAAGATACTTGTATTG AGAGACAAGGATCAAGATTTGCGTGGTTCATAACTTTCATGGTTCTTGCAGCTGTGGCTGGGGTCGGCTTGGCGGGTTACATATTCTACAAATACAGGCTTCGA TCTTACATGGACTCTGAGATCATGGCTATCATGTCACAATACATGCCTCTAGACAGTCAACAGGCCAATCGAGTCCATACTGCCGAGGTAGAACCTCTACGACAAGGCTCAGTATAA